The Glycine soja cultivar W05 chromosome 8, ASM419377v2, whole genome shotgun sequence genome has a window encoding:
- the LOC114424073 gene encoding uncharacterized protein LOC114424073, which translates to MACPEGQKVAFGPYTLVEEAEYWWENSLQCLEAEGQDVTWDVFKRVFLQKYFPEDVRNKKEMEFLELKQGNMIVAEYATKFEELVRYFPHYQGRDGESSKCVKFLNGLRPEVKQVVNYQGVRQFPLLVNMCRIWDEDSLDRVAYYRSTGPMRNKKNGPQHRGKPYSTPPKQHGNRHDNQRIVARGFVGGSGSKPNTFPTHIICYRCRKPGHISLHCLDNDMICFNCGQKGHTQRDCSRLKKEQNGGGPNGLTGHPKATGIVFTLNDAKASKSKDLIQEDAQVYMVLSSLEIETKVSICDLPVVRVFPEDISGLPPERER; encoded by the exons ATGGCATGTCCAGAGGGGCAAAAGGTTGCTTTTGGTCCGTATACTCTAGTGGAAGAGGCTGAGTATTGGTGGGAGAATAGTCTCCAATGCCTAGAGGCTGAAGGTCAAGATGTGACCTGGGATGTCTTCAAGAGAGTGTTTTTGCAGAAATACTTTCCTGAGGATGTTAGGAACAAGAAGGAGATGGAGTTCTTGGAGCTTAAGCAGGGAAACATGATTGTGGCTGAATATGCAACCAAGTTTGAGGAGCTGGTGAGATACTTTCCCCATTATCAAGGGAGAGATGGTGAGAGTTCCAAGTGTGTAAAGTTTCTAAATGGCTTACGACCTGAAGTGAAGCAAGTTGTGAATTACCAGGGTGTTCGTCAGTTCCCACTTTTGGTTAACATGTGTCGGATTTGGGATGAAGACTCCCTAGACAGGGTGGCCTATTACAGGAGTACAGGTCCAATGAGGAACAAAAAGAATGGGCCCCAACATCGAGGAAAACCATATTCAACTCCTCCTAAGCAACATGGTAACCGCCATGACAATCAGAGGATTGTTGCTAGGGGATTTGTGGGTGGTAGTGGTAGCAAACCCAATACTTTCCCCACTCATATTATTTGTTACAGATGTAGGAAGCCAGGGCACATCTCCTTACATTGTCTAGATAACGATATGATCTGTTTTAATTGTGGACAAAAGGGACACACTCAAAGAGATTGTTCACGACTCAAGAAAGAGCAAAATGGTGGAGGCCCAAATGGTCTTACTGGACATCCAAAGGCCACGGGAATAGTATTTACCCTTAATGATGCTAAAGCTTCGAAATCCAAAGATCTAATCCAAG aagatgcTCAAGTGTACATGGTCTTGTCTAGCCTGGAAATAGAGACAAAGGTTTCTATATGTGACCTCCCTGTTGTCAGAGTGTTTCCTGAGGATATATCCGGtctgccacctgagagagagagatag